Within the Ochrobactrum vermis genome, the region ATGTTGTCCCATGCGACAATGGGCGAGCACATCGGCCCCTTTCTGCATCTGGATTATGCCGGGCCGGAACAGTTCGCGCCTGCATCAGTGCCGCGCGGCGTTGGCAGCCATCCCCATCGCGGTTTTGAAACAGTGACCATCGTCTATCAGGGCGAGGTTGAACACCGCGATTCCACCGGAAGCGGAGGCGTGATTGGTCCCGGTGATGTACAATGGATGACTGCCGCCGCCGGAATTATGCATGAAGAGCGCCATTCGAAGGCATTTACCGAACAGGGAGGCACGCTGGAAATGGCGCAGCTCTGGGTAAATCTTCCTGCCAAAGACAAGTCCGCACCTGCCGCCTACCAGTCGGTACTCGATCGGGATATCCCGGCCGTGACCCTGCCGGATGACGCCGGAATTGTCCGCGTCATAGCCGGAAACTATGCCGGGCATGCCGGACCAGCACGCACCTTCACACCGATCGATTTATGGGACCTGCGCCTGAAGCAGGGGGGGAGCGTTGTGCTTGATCTTCCTGATCAACATACGACCGGTCTGGCAATCTTGCGCGGAATG harbors:
- a CDS encoding pirin family protein translates to MRQVIGVYSSPSAHWVGDGFPVRSMLSHATMGEHIGPFLHLDYAGPEQFAPASVPRGVGSHPHRGFETVTIVYQGEVEHRDSTGSGGVIGPGDVQWMTAAAGIMHEERHSKAFTEQGGTLEMAQLWVNLPAKDKSAPAAYQSVLDRDIPAVTLPDDAGIVRVIAGNYAGHAGPARTFTPIDLWDLRLKQGGSVVLDLPDQHTTGLAILRGMITVNGNRSARDAQFVLLDRKGGCFQVTADSDATVLLLSGEPLGEPVAMRGPFAMNTNEELQDAFADFRTGKFGAIPA